In Syntrophales bacterium, the DNA window TCTTCAAGGTGTTAGTGGCGACCGCCCCGGCTAACACCTTTTTTTATGGACCCGCCAAAAGACACTGATGAAGTACTGTCGCCATGAGGACGGATACTTACCACCGCCATGAAATTTGTCGATGAAGCAAAAATTTACATAAAGGCCGGCAACGGGGGACGGGGGTGTGTCAGCTTCAGGCGGGAGAAGCATGTTCCCCGGGGCGGTCCCGACGGTGGAAATGGAGGCAAAGGAGGGAACGTAATCCTCAGGGCGTCATCAAACCGGCACACCCTGCTGGACCTGAAGTTCAATCAGCATTGGAAGGCTCAAAACGGAGGACCGGGGGGAGGAAACAACCGAACGGGGAAAAACGGTACTGATGTGGAAATTTCCGTACCCATGGGAACTGTGATCCGTGACGCTGAAAGCGGAACCCTCCTCGGTGATCTGGTCGGAGAAGGACAGGTCTGTATCGCAGCAAAGGGCGGCATGGGGGGCAGGGGAAACGCTCACTTTAAAACCGCCACCCGCCGGACACCCCGTTTCGCCCAGGATGGGATCGCCGGCGACGAACGAACGATCACCCTCGAACTGAAACTTCTTGCCGACGTTGGAATTATCGGATTTCCCAACGCGGGGAAGTCTACACTCATTTCCAGCATATCGGCGGCGCGGCCCAAAATCGCTGATTATCCCTTTACGACGCTGACCCCCAACCTCGGCGTGGTTCAGTACGGGGACTATGACAGTTTCGTTATCGCCGACATTCCGGGCCTGATCGAGGGTGCTCACCGGGGAACGGGACTGGGGACACAGTTTCTTCGCCATGTGGAACGAACATCCGTACTTCTTCATGTCATCGACATATCTCGTGAAGAATGCCGCGGCGCATGGCAGGATTATGAAGCCATCAACAAGGAACTCGCCCTGTTCAACGATTCGATGCTCGAAAAGCCGCAGGTGGTGGTTTTCAGCAAGATGGACCTTCCCGCGGTCCGCCGGGAAGCAGACAGGGAGTCACTCCCCTTCCGGAAACACAGCATCCCTGTTTGTCTTGTATCGGCCGTCACGGGGGCGGGTCTCACAGAACTTATACGGGAAACCGTTTCACGGCTCAGTGAAGAAAAGAACAGGTAAGCCGCCATGATCGAAGAACGATTGGAAATTGTAAAAAAAACACGAAGAGTCCTCGTTAAGGTGGGAAGCGGCGTCCTGACGAAGAGCGGAGGAATAGACGGGAAAATCATCGCCAATCTCGCGCAGGAAATAGCCCGCCTGTCCGATGAAGGACTCCAGTTCGTCATCGTTTCGTCCGGAGCCATTGCATCGGGAAGGAGCAGGTTGGGAGCACGGGCACCCCTGAAGAATCTTCCCCAGAAACAGGCAGCCGCAGCAGTCGGGCAGGGACTGCTCATGGAAGTCTATTCAAAGGCTTTTGGAAAGCACGGCCTGATTGTGGCGCAAATGCTTCTCACCATGAGCGACCTTGTGGACCGGAAGCGGTACCTCAACACCCGCAACACCCTGTCGGCGCTCATGGAATGGAAGGTCATCCCTATCATCAACGAAAACGACACCGTTTCCGTCGACGAAATCAAGTTCGGCGACAACGACACACTGGCTTCCATGATGGCAAATATCATGGAAGCAAACCTCCTGATAAACCTGACTAACACCGAAGGCCTCTATGATCGGAATCCCCGGTCCGCCCCGGGAAAGGCGCGGTTCATACCACTGGTACGGGAAATTACCGATGAAATAGAATCCTTCACATCTTCAGAAACGGACACCGTGGGTACGGGAGGCATGAAAAGCAAACTC includes these proteins:
- the proB gene encoding glutamate 5-kinase; amino-acid sequence: MIEERLEIVKKTRRVLVKVGSGVLTKSGGIDGKIIANLAQEIARLSDEGLQFVIVSSGAIASGRSRLGARAPLKNLPQKQAAAAVGQGLLMEVYSKAFGKHGLIVAQMLLTMSDLVDRKRYLNTRNTLSALMEWKVIPIINENDTVSVDEIKFGDNDTLASMMANIMEANLLINLTNTEGLYDRNPRSAPGKARFIPLVREITDEIESFTSSETDTVGTGGMKSKLMAARKVTSFGIPCIIAPGKRKGVLQEIFEGKETGTLFLPRQTHMTSKKYWIAFTLRSRGKLVIDDGAVGAIVNNGKSLLPTGIIEVDGDFSIGDPVTCIDTKGTVIAKGLANYSSADLGKIKGLKTSRIEQVLGTKPYDEVIHRDNMAVSMPAKKTV
- the obgE gene encoding GTPase ObgE yields the protein MKFVDEAKIYIKAGNGGRGCVSFRREKHVPRGGPDGGNGGKGGNVILRASSNRHTLLDLKFNQHWKAQNGGPGGGNNRTGKNGTDVEISVPMGTVIRDAESGTLLGDLVGEGQVCIAAKGGMGGRGNAHFKTATRRTPRFAQDGIAGDERTITLELKLLADVGIIGFPNAGKSTLISSISAARPKIADYPFTTLTPNLGVVQYGDYDSFVIADIPGLIEGAHRGTGLGTQFLRHVERTSVLLHVIDISREECRGAWQDYEAINKELALFNDSMLEKPQVVVFSKMDLPAVRREADRESLPFRKHSIPVCLVSAVTGAGLTELIRETVSRLSEEKNR